Within the Phycodurus eques isolate BA_2022a chromosome 15, UOR_Pequ_1.1, whole genome shotgun sequence genome, the region TAGCACGAGCTCGCCTCCTCTTGCTgatttggaaatgtttttggtGACCGTTTTAAAAGGTGCTGCAAGAATGAGATAAAGCACAAAGCATTTGGTGTCTGATATGATCTAGCTGTTTAAAGTGGTCATCCAGTATTATGGGAAATTTACTTTTcaatggcttgtatacaaatagttgggtctctagAGTGCCTGTCCactaagtgtgaaattaaacaaccaaataatcttttttctgcccattttttaaaatgtgtatatttacaAATGCAAAAAGAGCATTAATATGAGGGCAAGCACTCCAGGCGTTTATCCTCATTCAGGTCTCGGGTGAGCCAGAGCCTATCAAAGCTTGGGTACACAcagtgccacatacacacagcgtAGTACGTGAAGTGCTGCCTCCTCAAGTGAAAATACTTTTATTGTCTTGATGggcgcttgctttttttttgccacactcTGCGTGTGGCAAAACTGACGCTTGCCAGTTCAATCCCCGAGCTACAACCCCGGTCGTCATGGGAACAAAATCCTACTCGcgattggcccagcagtatgtgGGGCGTAATGAGAGCCGCCCTTTCGAGCAGGCTAATTAATTCGAGCAACGCCAAAAGTAGacttttcattcaaaacaaatgtgtatcGCTATATGTTATGAgtatttgtgggtttttataaCAGCTCCTCtgaggttttgtgtttttcgaaTTGCGTGACAGGTCGGCTCAAATGCTCTTGCGGACTTGACTTGGCCCGTATGATATGCGCCCCTGCCGTATTGGTGCGAAAGCCACGTGTCAAGAAGCGCTGCTTACCAGTAACAGATAACTTAATCTCCTTATAGTCAGCCCCGTTTGTTGTCCCTATTATACACTGGTAGGTTCCCGTGTCATTGATGCGCAGCCTGGACACCTGCAACAGTAGTACAGTTTCAGTATTTTTCTTGCACAAATGTATTCTTGGACCCAAAGGAAGACAAGGGGAATTTGGAGGCAGGGGGGAGACATAACCTGACCTGCAACTTGGCCCAGCCATCTTTAATCTGCTCGGTGAGAAGCCTGGCGCGACCCCGGAAGTCCGGATGCCGGAAGGAGGCTTGCTCCTGCCCGCGATCCATACGGTACACTTCCCGAGACCGAGCCGGCGAGATCCAGTGCCAGGACACCGTCAAGTCCTCGTAGGGATGCTGAGACAAAGGGAAGAACCGGCAGCCCATTACCACGTCTCCTCCCAACTCGGTCTTATATGAGGTCCGCTCCGCGTCGGTGGTTAACGAGACTTGATGGAAAGCAGGAGAAAGCCAAGATTTAAAAGGCCTGATATGAAATCAAAGTGTTCCTAAAAGTGCCGTCTTTCCACTGCAAATACCTTGAAGACATGGCTGgaacatgacttgcaaaataaagacattggACCACTTCATTTGGATCTGAGGCGCAAAGAGGAGAAAGTATGAGAGACATAGTCAGATAAACTACAGACAAACtgtcattacaaaaacaaatctagaAGACAgatactttgtgtgtgtgtgtgtgtgtgtgtgtgggtggggggggggggggtgcacaaTGATaagcactttgttttcatatgTACATTCTACATTTGTATTTCCcccaaattgtttattttattccaataaaaaacattcaacacaATTGAGTTTTCATTACGTTTTATTTCTACGTTGgaaaccccaaaaaattgttaatttgattttccccccaaaaattgtccaCTCAAAAGCATGTAGCTAATTATTTGttcattcttatttatttagtcattcatttatttattacacaaaaacaaaaaatgacattaaaaattgaaaatacGAAACAAGACACTATGCATTTCGTTGGAAAGTCGCGATGTGAAAATTCAAACAACAAACCTTTCACATTATTTGATTGGAACAgaacaaaattttgaaaaatgtaaaatcttGTAAATTTTTAGAGGTTAATGCTTTCCATAGGACATGCCAAAAACGAACTTACTTGACTTTACTTTTTGATGACCAGTGATGATGTGAAAATTGAGTTgcttccaacaagacaacaaACGTGATTTTCTAGTGggtttttgtcatttgtcaatTTGAtatccaaattaaaaaaaacagctacatTCATTGTTTGGTGTACATAAAAGTAGAGACATtgaaagacaatttaaaatctGGGGTACAGCTTTCATTATATAACAGTATGAAGATGTAAtgaattcaaaaatatattatttaaaaaatctaacatATTCTATAGATTGAGTATTTTCATGTGTTGCATATTAAATCAACATGAATACATGAATCAAgctatattatttaaaaaaaaaatgaaatacgaTTCTCTCCAACAATGAATCATAGTCTTACCTTGGTGAGAACTTCACTTCCCTTTAATGAAGGACTGCgttttccatttttacaatttattgtaCTTCTCTGTGGTTCGTGACGTTTCTCGTGGTTCGTGACGTTTCTCACGCACGCCGAAGACAATCACAGCTCCATCTGGTTCCCAAGGAAACTCCCCGCGTGGGTAGAGAGCGTCATCTGCGGGTTGACGAGAGGAGGGTGGAGTTTCCACTGCATTTATGGCCAATTCCGGTAGCCgtctttccggaacaaggaaaaaagtaaaaacaatggCGACCGGGGAACAGTGCCTGCGAGATCAAATGGACCttgatgaccagatgatgcgtttaattcattatattgcaaaatgaatcaagaaggcggcggcgtaggtgagATGTGCGGCCACTAAATGAAAGTCGGGATTGCGGTATTGAGGAACTGTGGCAAATgtcgttttattttgaaagagcGAGCGGAAAAGCAGTGTTGGTTCACGCCACGATTTGACAGGCTAACCCGGGAAGTGTGCTGTCTTTTCCTTCTCACAATAAAATGTCCTCGTAATCACGTGCAGTATTTGGAAGTCCTTGAAAGTCGTGCACGAGTCACCTTGAAAGTCATTCATTTCATCATCTCCTCTGATCCGGTACGTATCTTTTCACAAATATTCCGTTCCAACGTCGCGAAATGTTAGCAATATGTGCACGATAGCCGCGTGTTCTGagaacagtgcagaaaatgaggCTGTAACCAAGTGTTTGTCCATTTAGGTTGTGCTAAAATCACCACCATGGGATTTCTTCTCTCCAAGTCCATGGATGCAAACTTGAAAAAGCAGCAGGAGTTTATGCTGCACAACTCAAGACTACAGGTGAGTCCATTTGCTATGGCCATTTCAAAAGATGACAAACGTTGCAGTGCGCTGCAGTGTAAACTTGTTGTCCCAGTCAATCAAGTTAGAAACCTTATGTCTAACCCAATATGTCTAAAGacttgtgaaatataaatagaataaCAAATAAGACAAGataaaaaagattgaaaaagtACTGATTTGGATGcagcaaaaatatttgatttatttctctATTTTTTGTGGAATGTTCTTTGTCCTGGCACTATTTCTGTCAAACAGTTTTGccttttcaaaaattattttttgatcaattttCGGCCCAATGTTTTAGGTAACAGAATTCTCGGTGCATCCCAAgtttgaaatgctattaaagtGGTTTTGGGTCATAGTTTATGGTATATTCatggttttattattatcactTTTAGGGAAGTGTGAATTAGATTTTTACCAGAAGTCCACTATTTTGCTGTCGGGTGTCAAGTCACTGTAATTGTATCTTCAGCCGTTTGCAAAAGCATTGGATTGTTCGACCTGTTCATGTACGTCACTGGAATAGATACTCTAAGGTAGGTGAATGAGATGTTTCTAGTACATGAATAACTTTGGGACTACATCATCAAGGAGGAAATCCCTTTTGCTACGTAATGGTGACGGAAACGATTCAAGTTATTTTTAGGTCATAGCCATTGTGTGTGGATTTTGCTCAATCATGATGACGTGCTGAAAGTTATTAAAGCTACGGTATTTTTAGATAATTGGGCTTGGAACGAATGGAGATTTGTCAATCGTAACACATTGTAGCAAGTTTatagtgttttgttttcacgtttgtttgtttttattttacactagTATCacagttaataatgttaaaatgttactgaaGACATTCCTTGCACAGTTAATAGTATTTatgtttctttcatttattattactgttattattcttttcttattattttttttggttatgtCCCTTCTCAGAAGTAACGATGTATTTTGATTTTAGCCATTCATTAGTCCATTTACAGATATGCCTTCATTTTATGATTACGTTAttaatgactttttcttttttttattattgttttttttttttagatcaaacCATTTCGTTTTTTCTAATATTGAGGTGCCTTTTACAGTGATTATTGATGGCTGCAAGCTACAGCGCAGGTGTAAATTCCATAACACAGTGACATATGTGCACTAAAACAGATTGTGTTTTTTGCACCTTCATTTCCTCCCCTGGGCCCAGCTGTACACGTGGTAGataatccctttttttttgggggggggggggggtgacggaATGGTGAACCCGCGGCCATTAGGATTCATATCTGATGTTTATATGCTTTATATTGTAGTGGATTGTTTAATTCCTCGGCTGTACCATGGATCTGCGGTGGGGCACAGAGGGGTGGGCGTAGCGGCCCCCCTGCTGTAGAGCAGCTGGCTCCAGATGAATGTGTTGGTTAATTGTTAATAATTGAAGTTTGCAAGGAATGTAGTATCTGACGTTGCTGTTTCACTACATCATCGACGAGTGACTCGCTTTCGCCAAATGAATATGATATGACGTAATGAAAGTTATTAGTTTTTTTAGATTGTGACCTTGTGTCAAGCTAAAGAGCCGAGGGCCACCACATCATTTCCACTGTCCCGTCGTCCAttcttttttgtcaaataagtaaataaaaataattttaaaaatgtcaacagttaAAGAGCCAGCCAGTCAACAACTTTCTGCTTTGTATACCCAGCTGCCTAACAGTTAGTTACGTTTCGTGTATTGTGTCATGATCAGTTGTTCAAGTGTAGAGTGTGACATCTACTTCCAGCCCTTAAAGAAATGTCAGTGGTTCTTCTGCTCCTTTTCCAGCTCTGCTTGCACATTGACACCTTGAAAGCTTGTTTGTGCGTCATttctttatgctttttttttgcttctcttGTCACTGATGTCATCAAATGTCACATGAGGTACAatctgttaatttatttatttattcggtAGTGaccatatactgtgtgtgtgtgtttatgtagttagttatatgtatgtgtgtgtgtgtgtgtgtgtgtgtatgtgtgtgtgtgtgtgtgtatatatatatatatatatatatatatattgggatATAACAGTTTGTCCATATTGTACAACAGTATGCAGaaacattttttgtattatcatcatcatcatcatcatataatGAGGTATATAATAATAAGGACATCAATGAGATCGTGTATAATTAGTATTTTCCTTCCCTTACCCAGAATCAATCAGCGAATCAATAAGGAATTGGCTTGATAAGGGAATCGGAATCGCTCAATTCTTTTCAATTGCCCGTCTGTAGTAATTACTGTCATGGGTCACCCAGCCTAGCAAACCATAATTTATCTCCGCTACCTTTTATTTGGCGTACGGTACCCGGTATATCCAAGCTTTACTTCTGCTAATTGCAAGCCACCCAACAAACCGCAATCAGCACAGAATTCCGACAAAAGTGGCAAAGTCAAAACAACTTGACACACATGAATAATTGGTGATTAATTGAACTTTTGCTGCTCAACTCCACAAGCAGTCCGAACAGCATGCTTCTTGGCAATGGTTTAAAAGAAATGCCTCAGCCTTGATTGTGTTATTATCTCAAGTgtgttttatactgtataaacgCACCTTTGACGTTTCGGCCAGTTAATTGCAGCTAAAGGGTTCTGATTTAGGGCGATTGTTTTCAAGCCTACTGCAGAGTGTGGACAAGCCATGGTAGTCCGCATGGGGTCAACAATAGGAGGCCAGTGTTTGGACCACATTACCATATTTGACTGCTGACATGAACCGTGTTTATGCGGTATGGGTTTTCTATAGTGAATTGTAAGCTTTATTGCAATTTATTAGCATATGTATAGTTCTGCTGCTGCCTTGTGTGCTACagcaagtatttatttatttatttatttatttttaaaaaaagattgcaaTGTGATGTAGAACCATTAAGGATAGTTTCTATATTACTGTAGTAAACACTGGAAAAATGCCTCCAGTTTCTTGGTCCTTGAGGGGATCTGCCCTCCACGGCACCTAAATTAGAGTCACCGTTGTTCACGATGttatacagtaaaccctcgttATTCGCGGGGGTAGGAGACCAAGCCCAGACACAGAGAGTAACAATTTTCAAACAGTTGGGACATcccttaaaatgtttctttcattGATTATATCAATAATTTAAACTACTGTAAATATACGTTAAACTATGATTTTTCCAAACACGGTCGTTGGAAACTCCTTGAAATTGAAAGCAATACGTGATGGTTTGATTTTCCCAATTATTTCATTCCACTTAGACATCTGATTACGTTTTTGACGCTGTGATTTATAGTCTCACTTGAAAAGTATATATAGGGTGTCCCAAAATCCACTGTACAGTTCTTTTTCgtttcaggtatcattcagacagacgtgaggccatcagcatgCGGCAACTTGGGCTTTCTAGTTTTTCTAAGCGCATCATTCCCTTGGCCCATGGCTCGCTAATTGACATCAGAGCAGCGTTGCGAAATTCCCACCTGGCAAGACGTTTTTCTCCGTCCGACTTCTGTTTGAGAAGTGTTCCATAAAGTTTCAGTGGTCTAATTTGCGAGACAAGGCACACCAAACCACCAGTTTCGCTGAATCTTGTTCATGCACAAGACTTCTGCTAGGTTTGATTTTCCAATTTTGACGTGTGTGTCTATTTAGACTCGCTGTCGCTGAACTGAAACTTTTCCAAGAGCTGAGAGTCGCTTTGGTAATGGTGGAGGATTGATGAACACATTTCCACACAAGCGTCATAATCTTCCACTTGCAGCCTTTGAACAACCTGAAGTAATGCTTTTATCGCTCTTCGAAGCATCCGCTGAATCAAGCTTCGGTTGATGCCGAGTTCCAGTGAAGAGTTTACTTGGCTTTGCGTGAACGCCTGCTCTAAGAGTTCTGTGTTTTCATCACCGGTGCTAGTAGCAGGTTCAAGAACAGATTCTGTTTCGAGGGACTTGCTATGGATAGTGTCAATTGTACGACACATTGGAGCAGTATGATTGTCGTAAACTTCAAGTGGGGACTGAAAGACATCTTGCCAGGCGGCAATTTTGCAACACTGCTCCAATGTCAGCTGGCAAGCCACGGGCAAGggaatgatatgcttacaaaaacttcCAAGCGATTCAATGCTGATGCTCTCACGTCTTACACAGCAAATTATACCTGAAAtgaaaggggggtggggggcagaaagagcacaaaaatatgaGGATAGGTGCAAATATATTAGTGATTGAGCGAATAGTTTTTTGAAGTcgtaggttccacagaaaatgtGGTTAATTGCGATTTGTCGGGCGTTAACTGTACTGCAATTCACTGACTCTGCCACAAGGTAGCACAACTACTCTTTGCTCGCATATGGAATCCAGATGCCCAGCAACAGGCATTGTGACGTGTGTGTTTGTCCAGCTGGAGCGTCAGATGATGATGCAGAACCAGATGAGGGAGCGACAGATGGCGATGCAGATTGCCAGGTCCAGAGAGTTCATCAAGTACTTCGGCACATTCTTCGCTGTGGCATTCACCGGCCTCACCGTTGGGTGAGTTTCACACACACGGACTCAAAAAAATGCCAGTGTGCTCATGTATTTTGTCAGCTTCACATTTTGTCCGGTGGCCTTTTGCTGCTCCGGCGATCACACagtcccaaaatgtcacatttacGACTCGCTAGCTTTTCTCACCAATAACAGCTGTCAGTCTGGCGAGCCACAAAGTGTTTCCGGTCCCCGAATGCACGTTTCTTTCTTAAACCAAGATAAAGTAATATTGCTTTATTATTAAAGTAatcaaatgcatttatttatttttatccagtgccctaaaaagaaagaaaccagCCCTGTTGGCGCCTATCTTGCCCCTCAGCTTCATATTTGCCTATCAGATGGACGGTGCCTATGGGACACTTATTCATCGAGTTCGAGGTAAGTAAAGTCAAGTAAATGAGCCCCCTGTTATACTGTaacatcagattttttttttgggttgaaaaatgttttgtaaagtTAGTGCTTCCTCACCCAAATCCAGCGAAGTATGAATTTATGGagtttgctttgtgcactgaggAACAAAAAAATTGAAGTGTGGAATAGTCCCAAATGTTTTGGTAAGATAAAGAATTAAGGCGGAATAACGTGTTAAGAACAAGGGTTCTCAAGCGACGCCACCTAGGGgcccacattttctttttaaagttaCGAGCCACCTTTAATAATCACATCGAGTAATCTTATTGAAAAaattggaagaagaaaaaagcctTTAAAAACAGGTCTACACATACAAAAGTGGTTAAATCAGGTTTTGAATCGCCGTAGAAACAGTTTACTTCCTGCGCTTATGTGAGTTTAGCCCAGGAAGTCGGGTTTCTTCCcacgttcattgaagactaaattgtctgttggtgtgaatgtgagtgtgaatggttatttgtctgtgccctgtgattggctggcaaccagtccagggtgtaccccgcctctcacccaaagtatGATGGCATAAGCTCTCgctcaccctaatgaggacaaacactgtagtttaaaaaaatggatggatggattcatagTTCTTTCAAATGAGACATTTTACGTCACTATTTCTGACAACCTGAGAAGTTTTACATGTCAATACAATTCAATTACATGTCAAGACTGCGCAAAATATGTGCTGCCACCTTAATGAGATTCAGATATTCCTGGAAGTGTATTTTatggaaatgactttttttcctttattcaaaaaaactgTGCAGCAATgggttaaaaaatgtatttcatgtaTAGATTTCATATTTTATGCCGGTAGCATGTAGTTTTTAGAGCGCAACTCATTTGAATGAAACATACCATATATTAATACAGGATCGAATAttttacagttgtttttttggaaag harbors:
- the plgrkt gene encoding plasminogen receptor (KT) gives rise to the protein MGFLLSKSMDANLKKQQEFMLHNSRLQLERQMMMQNQMRERQMAMQIARSREFIKYFGTFFAVAFTGLTVGALKRKKPALLAPILPLSFIFAYQMDGAYGTLIHRVRGEAECIMASENHRLDLPHGTPTFDSIEKARRAKSSLASFLER
- the LOC133414224 gene encoding programmed cell death 1 ligand 1-like isoform X1 — encoded protein: MKWSNVFILQVMFQPCLQVSLTTDAERTSYKTELGGDVVMGCRFFPLSQHPYEDLTVSWHWISPARSREVYRMDRGQEQASFRHPDFRGRARLLTEQIKDGWAKLQVSRLRINDTGTYQCIIGTTNGADYKEIKLSVTAPFKTVTKNISKSARGGELVLSCQSEGYPLSTVTWEDAHRRDLNASAAVVLTEDRLFRITTQIRVASSQRNNYTCSFDSSGSSSTFLIPDDTQLQVENKYNVVVIGAAVGTCIGIALIGFIVVVLIYLHQKGLCRKEQNTPTKKAEEEKIFIFTEGLE
- the LOC133414224 gene encoding programmed cell death 1 ligand 1-like isoform X3, whose product is MKWSNVFILQVMFQPCLQVSLTTDAERTSYKTELGGDVVMGCRFFPLSQHPYEDLTVSWHWISPARSREVYRMDRGQEQASFRHPDFRGRARLLTEQIKDGWAKLQVSRLRINDTGTYQCIIGTTNGADYKEIKLSVTAPFKTVTKNISKSARGGELVLSCQSEGYPLSTVTWEDAHRRDLNASAAVVLTEDRLFRITTQIRVASSQRNNYTCSFDSSGSSSTFLIPGLCRKEQNTPTKKAEEEKIFIFTEGLE